The genomic segment TAATCGACAACTAAACTATCCTGCTGTACAACAAACCCATTCTCAGTTCTGATAATATGTACAGCTTTGAAAAAATCCCGTTCCAGCACATGTTTTAAATCCAACACAAGAGATGACGTTTTATTCTTCTCTCCAAAACGGATATAATAGCCTTGAATCAATCCATATGCGGTATAACAAATGGTAATTACTAACCCGGAAATTAACATCGCAACCGTAATCTCCATCAATGTAAAAGCATGCACCTTACTCTTCATGTTTCTTACCTTTATATAAAACCTCTATACTTCCCAAGTGCTGCTCATACTCGCTCGCAATAATTTCCAGATGTTTTAATCCATTCGCGCTATTACTATCAATTTTAAACTGATAACGCACGCTATCGATCATCATTTCTGGCCGTTCAGCAAGTCCATTTCGCTGCACATCCTTAGAAAAGACATCCAACTGCTGCTGTACCAGTATCTTTTTTGACGCAGGACTGCTGTATAAAACATTAGTAAATATTCTAATACCAAGCGTAAAAACGATCATGATAATCACCATAGCAATTAACACCTCAATTAAAGTTGACGCCTGTATTTTTACTTTAACCATTCCAGTACTCCTTTTTCCTTAGCTTGCCCTTCGAATAACCTCGAACTCATATAATATTTGCTCCTGGCTTTGCGGTTAAAAACCACATCAATCAAAAAATTCTCATATAGGGTAACTGGTGTTTGCATAATAAACCGGTTACAGGAAACCTTCCCAGCTATAAACATCCCTTTCTGCACCTTAACAAGACCTGTACTATACAATTCACCATTCAATCTATTTCCTTTACCAAAACTAATCAGGGTCTGCATAGGACTTCTCTTATCCTCATAACTAAAAATGATTCCATTGAACAGCAGGCCTTCGCCAAAAGTTATCGAAGGCTGATCTACAGCACCAGCCACCCGCACCACCCCTATCGTTGAAGGATAATCAAAACTCACCTGATCACCAACCACCACGGAATCACGCGCAAAAATCTGGCACTTTCCCTTAAAACCAGATTCCACTGTAACTGACTGCGCATATACCTGTACATTATTAAGCTTTGCTGTTGCAGAAATCACAACAGACGTATCTGATATTAAAATAATATTACCGGTTAACTCTCCATCTATTCTTTTTCCAGGAAGCAACTTAAAAATCCTTGTGGAATCTTTGAAAGAAACTTTCAGCCGCGCTAGCTTAAATGTCTCCAATAATTTCCCATTAGTTTTGAGCTTTGATTCCAGCTCTTTAACCATGTTATTATTTAACCCTTTCAACGTTCGGTTGCTTGATGTAATTTTCCCATCTAGTAATTGCTTAATTCCAGTATAAGGTTTGCCTTCCGCATAAGATTGCTTGATGCCCGCCTTGGGCAACATTCCATTCCCAATTAACAGGGTCTTACCGCTTACCGAAACAGGGCGATCCTCATCACTCAGATATAATACATCCAAATCTTTCTCTGTATTTATTCCGGTAAAGAAAACCTTACCTATTGTATCACCGAGTATATGCGCTCTGACTACAGCAAGATCATACACGCCCCAATTTTTTCGTTCAATAATCACGCTATCAGACTGCTTACCAAACAAATCTATTTCCTTTTTTGGGGTAGGCATATCACCATCTGTGAGCAAATAGGCTACACCAGAGTTTAGATTATTTAAAAGCCGGGCATAACGCATTTCCTTCATATAAGAAGTCCTGAAATGTGCAGCCAGCATAATTAGCGAAGCGGTAATTATAGCAATAAAAAAAGCCACTACAATAGCAAAATACAAGGCTCCGGCTTTTAACATTATAAGTATTACTAGATTATTTGAGTTTATTCTCCTTTTTGAGATCATCTACCTCATGCTTCAATTCGATAACATATAAAGTCAATTCTTCTATTTTCTTTAGCAGTTTCGCATTCATATCCCCTAAATTGATTCCATCTTTTATAACAGTATTAACGGAAGGTATTTCTGGTAAGTGCTTATTTGTT from the Pedobacter cryoconitis genome contains:
- a CDS encoding polymer-forming cytoskeletal protein, which gives rise to MLKAGALYFAIVVAFFIAIITASLIMLAAHFRTSYMKEMRYARLLNNLNSGVAYLLTDGDMPTPKKEIDLFGKQSDSVIIERKNWGVYDLAVVRAHILGDTIGKVFFTGINTEKDLDVLYLSDEDRPVSVSGKTLLIGNGMLPKAGIKQSYAEGKPYTGIKQLLDGKITSSNRTLKGLNNNMVKELESKLKTNGKLLETFKLARLKVSFKDSTRIFKLLPGKRIDGELTGNIILISDTSVVISATAKLNNVQVYAQSVTVESGFKGKCQIFARDSVVVGDQVSFDYPSTIGVVRVAGAVDQPSITFGEGLLFNGIIFSYEDKRSPMQTLISFGKGNRLNGELYSTGLVKVQKGMFIAGKVSCNRFIMQTPVTLYENFLIDVVFNRKARSKYYMSSRLFEGQAKEKGVLEWLK
- a CDS encoding type II secretion system protein J, with the protein product MVKVKIQASTLIEVLIAMVIIMIVFTLGIRIFTNVLYSSPASKKILVQQQLDVFSKDVQRNGLAERPEMMIDSVRYQFKIDSNSANGLKHLEIIASEYEQHLGSIEVLYKGKKHEE
- a CDS encoding prepilin-type N-terminal cleavage/methylation domain-containing protein; protein product: MKSKVHAFTLMEITVAMLISGLVITICYTAYGLIQGYYIRFGEKNKTSSLVLDLKHVLERDFFKAVHIIRTENGFVVQQDSLVVDYIFNDKQVLRQIESLHTDTFAMPVQKINFYFEGREAQITDTVDRINLELQMNKDTQVPIQVNKCYSSVDLFR